The nucleotide sequence CCCGGCCACGACGACGGTCGCGCCGGCGCGGCAGAGAGGCGCGATCGACGCGGCGATGAGGTCCGCGCCTTTTTGCGGGACGATCCGGCCGAGTGAGGCGACGAGCGGGCGCGCGTCGTCGACGTCGAGCCCCTCTTCCGCGAGGAAGGCGCGCTTGCAGACCCGCTTGCCTTCGAGATCGTCGGGGCCAAAGGGCGCGGCGAGCGCGGGATCTCGCGCAGGATCCCAGGCGTCGAGGTCGATGCCGTTGAGGATGCCGAGCACGCCGCGGCCCTGCCCTGCCCGCGCGCGCAACACGCCGTCGAGCAGCTCGCCGCAGGCGGGGTCGAGGATCTCGCGGGCGTACGTGGGCGAGACCGTGGTGACGGCGTCGGCGGCGAGGAGGCCGGCCTTGAGCAGGTTCACGCGGCCATGGAACTCGAGGGCGCCCGGGCGGAAGTGCGAGGGGCCGAGGCCGAGGAGCTCCACCGTCTCCGGCGGGAAGACGCCCTGAAAGGCGAGGTTGTGGATCGTGAGCACGCTGCGAGGGCGCGAGGCGCCGGCCTCGCGGAGCAGGTACGGGACGGCCGCGCCGGGCCAGTCGTGCACGTGCACCACGTCGAAGCCCGCGGCCATGGCGGCGGCGGCGCGCGCGAAGAGGGCGAAGCGCCGCGCGTTTTCGTGCTCGCCGTCGCCCTCGCGGCCGTAGACGCCGAGGTGCGCGGGGACGTCGGGGATCACGACGACGCGGGCGCGGAGGCCCGGCGCGAGGGAGAGCTCGTGCTCGAGCGCTACGCCCGGAGGCGCGGGGATCACCACGGTGACGTCGTGGCCGAGGCGCGCGAGGGCGCGGGCGAGCCCGGCGACGCCGTCTGCGATGCCGCCAAAACGAACGAGCGGCGCGAGCTCGGCCGCGACGTGGAGGACCTTCATCCCATCAAGGCGGACAGACGCCGCAGTCCTGCGGGCAGGAGCAAGCGTTCTCGCTGCCGGGTACACATGCGCCGTCGCCGCAGATGCTGGCGCAGAGGCCACAATCGTCGGGGCAGTCGCATCCGGTCTCGTAGGGCGCGCACACGCCGTCGCCGCAGAAGCTCACGGGGCAGTCGCTCGGGCACGTCAGGATCTCGCTGCAGTGACAGGCACCGTCGCCGCACGTGGGGCCGCAGTCCTCGACGCAGCTCGCGCACGTCTCGCCGAAGTCACACGCGCCGTTGCCGCAGCAGTCGCCACAATCGCCCGGGCAAGTCGCGCACGTCTCGTCGTCCGCGCAGGTGCCGTCGCCGCAGCACTTGCCGCAGTCTTCCTCGCAGGTGGAGCAGGTCTCGCCGGAGTCGCACTTGCCGTTGCCGCAGCACTCGCCGCAGTCCTCGACGCAGCTCGCGCACGTCTCGCCGAAGTCGCACTTGTCGTTGCCGCAGCACACGCCGCAGTCCTTCGAGCAGCTCGCGCACGTCTCGCCGAAGTCACACGCGCCGTTGCCGCAACACTTGCCGCAGTCGAGCGAGCAGCTCGAGCACGTCTCGGTGCCTTCGCAGACGCCGTCGCCGCAGTCGCAGCCGCAGTCCTGCGGGCAAGGGCCACACGACTCGCCAGGGACACACGCGCCGTCACCGCAGTTCAACTGCGGAACGCAGGTGGTCTCGCCGCTGCCCGGAGGATCCTCGGTGCAGAGGTATCCCTTCTGGCAATCCTGGCCGATGCACACACACGGCAAGATGAGCGGGATGCGGCCCGTGGTGCCCGCGGCGAAGGTGATGTCGCGCGTCGAGGCGACGCTCCCGCCTCCCTCGACGGCGAACTCGAACGTGGCGAGCGCGTTGTGGCTCGCGCCCGCGGGCGCCGCGAGCAGGATCCGCCGCGGGACAGGCAGCGCCGCGACGCCCTCGATGGGGATGGTCTCGGAGACGTCGAGGTGATCCCCCGTCTCGACGTCGAGCGCGATCGCGCGGAGGTCCGCGGCGCACTCCGGCCCGACGCCCATGACGAGCGTAACGTCGGTGGACGCGAGCGTCACGACGTCGCTCCCGCAATGCAAGCCGCAGACGACGAGGAAAAAAGCGAGCGCCACGAAAGCGACGCCGCGGAGCGCGAGAGGTGCAGGCCGCCGGGACATGGAATCATCGTCGCGCCGATCGCGGCGCGGGCGCAATCCGAACGGGCGTCCTCGTCAAGTCTCGAGCGCGCAGGCGGCCGATAGCGTCGTCACACAACACATGGCCGGGCCGCAGCTCTGGCCAGCGCTCGTGAGGCCTGCGCCGCAGGTGAAGCCACCCGCACATCCACAAGGGACCTCGCCCGCGTCGGGGACGCCCGCGTCACCCGCGCCCGCGTCACCCGCGCCCGCGTCACCCGCGCCCGCGTCACCCGCGCCCGCGTCACCCGCGCCCGCGTCACCCGCGCCCGCGTCCTCTTCGGCGCACGCGCAGACCGCGCCGACGTGAAAGACGAGCCGGCGTGTCTGCGCCTCGCAGAAGTCGGTCTCGATGACCTGCGCGCCGGTGAGGGCCGGCGGGAGCGTGGCCGGGCAAGCGAACTCCTTGCCGAGCGCAGCGGTCTCCTGGCCGCTCAGGGCCGCGAACGCGAGGACCTCGACGGTGATCCGATCGGAGGCAGATTTGCCCGCGCCACGCTCGAGGACGAAGCTCGCAGGGGTGTCGCCGCCGAGGCGGACGCAAAACGTGGCGATGTCGCCCGCCGCGCCCGAGACCACGACACGCGCCGCGGCAGGCTCCGCGGAGGCGCTCTCGGCGGGGACGAGCTCGACGAGGAGGTAACTCGGGTTCGCCGCTGTCTCGGGGCCACACGCGGTGACGAGGCCGCTCGCCGCGAAGGCACCACAGACCGAGACGACGGAGCCCGCGGCGAGCAGGGCCGCCGCCCTGCGACGGGGACGAGGCGCAGGACGCGGGCGCATCAAAACCTCACGACCGCAGGGAAGACACGATCGACGGTGCTCGTCGGAGGCGCAGCCGCGGGCGTCGCGTCGGGGCGCGTGGCCACCACGATGACGGTGACCGCGACGCCACCCGCGACGACGGCGCCGACGGTGCCCCAGAACCAGCCGCGCTTGTAGAAGGGCTTCTCCTTGGGCGCCTCCACGACCGCGGAGCGCGGCGCCGTGAGCACGAGGACGCTGTCCTCCTGCGAGAGCGTCTTCGTGAGGGTGGTCGTGTCGTGGCCCTTGGCGCTGATCACGAAGACGTGCTTGCCCGGGTCGAGCTCGACGCGGCCGTCGCCCGCGAGCTTCACGGGGCTGCCGTCGAGGTTCACGTCGGCGTCCGCGGGGCTCTTCCGGAGCTCGATGCGCACGATCTTCGCCGCGACGTCTTCACGCAGCTTGTCGATCTCCGTCTTGAGCGCGGGCTTGATGGGCGTCTTGTTCGACTCGGCGTCGGCGATCGCGCCGTCGAGGCTGTCGCGCGCCTCGACGTAGCGGCCGAGCGCGCGGAGCGAGGCGGCGATGTTGAAGCGCACGCTGATCGAGGGGACGAGATCGTCGGACTTGCGGAAGACCTCGAGCGCCTCGGCCCACTTGCCCTCGTCGCTGAGCGCGAGGCCCTGGTCGAAGAGGGCGCGCGCCTGGCGCTGCTCGGGCGTGGGTTTGGCCGGGCCCGCGCCGAGCGCGACGGGCGTGACGAAGAGGCAAGCGACGACGGGGGCGATGGCGAGCCATCGCAGCGGCGAACGACGCATCAGTCGTAGCTCCGAACGAGAGGTCCGCCCTTCTTCGTGGAGTACGAAGTCGAGCCAGTCTTGGGGGCCGTCGTGGGGGCCTTGAAGGC is from Polyangium spumosum and encodes:
- a CDS encoding glycogen synthase translates to MKVLHVAAELAPLVRFGGIADGVAGLARALARLGHDVTVVIPAPPGVALEHELSLAPGLRARVVVIPDVPAHLGVYGREGDGEHENARRFALFARAAAAMAAGFDVVHVHDWPGAAVPYLLREAGASRPRSVLTIHNLAFQGVFPPETVELLGLGPSHFRPGALEFHGRVNLLKAGLLAADAVTTVSPTYAREILDPACGELLDGVLRARAGQGRGVLGILNGIDLDAWDPARDPALAAPFGPDDLEGKRVCKRAFLAEEGLDVDDARPLVASLGRIVPQKGADLIAASIAPLCRAGATVVVAGAGDAPLERALAAAAAAHPAHACYLGRVSDPRARRLLAAADLLIMPSRFEPCGVVQLEAQRYGAVPVARRTGGLADTLVDETAHPGRGTAFLFDAPAADALVLAVRRAMAHLGGPDGASLRRRVLRLSPGWERPAGLYAHLYGRLSVSGTAPCTA
- a CDS encoding tetratricopeptide repeat protein, with the protein product MRRSPLRWLAIAPVVACLFVTPVALGAGPAKPTPEQRQARALFDQGLALSDEGKWAEALEVFRKSDDLVPSISVRFNIAASLRALGRYVEARDSLDGAIADAESNKTPIKPALKTEIDKLREDVAAKIVRIELRKSPADADVNLDGSPVKLAGDGRVELDPGKHVFVISAKGHDTTTLTKTLSQEDSVLVLTAPRSAVVEAPKEKPFYKRGWFWGTVGAVVAGGVAVTVIVVATRPDATPAAAPPTSTVDRVFPAVVRF